One Cryptosporidium parvum Iowa II chromosome 5, whole genome shotgun sequence DNA segment encodes these proteins:
- a CDS encoding chromatin associated proein with a chromodomain at the C-terminus — MTTVSGDLSEGTGSGGTQKGRKGKSRPHSNQVRQTGKSESEGGSMNDIPVEKNGVISVCDIELLSEEDKALPDSKLASYNIEEEYIGFGVGLSAGFDRYSQSNGFNSGGGNMGIRLCYSSLWRKLPQQIPVRELAMSRYHIAVLLNNGHVYVSLNDMNESLHGNLENYQKIQGILVGSQQERPESGNEQRNSINSSNTLLLESSIVQGSWLSIKELDDKNIRGLRITSLAVEATNFDHKFGIKSFVLACLANDGKVWIVEHSSSIQGGFNNVRCIDLTQLNPKNHDGSQSERKIDNEFYRTVDVTLSEMMPMYKKDFEKGERAEEYSEYQDIAFDDFPSFPYKYGMAITSLLADGQSNSIILKKSSEIGKNNKMIVLDLPVICRKVFCGSNSDFGLILLQNGMLWNWDRRQAQTEEPEQSCDLKPKISIRELDRRGEECFSSKISLKVLKGSLIGRKVIDFSSLNGEFIALTQDGFIHEWNDPDRMSLFKRPLIQNPIILAPKTHHMIVKKALSNSRYWSLDSITSRCPQSYTSQEPPVENETEKGDTNSNTLKEMIDREIGEMYNQNNRIIGAWLLEGITLILYKNGVLKALHNYLGRDGYDTKIGFTSEEDELCWNKHNSSINSCILLSSRLGRCIPANPIALVGLLSNFGQFKSLPDRQKQLIIQRSLVKLSLREKPVYRILACYNSIVFGVLRPNAKWRPGRGNSSKSQATKRICKSDPCSQEQYKPLNDEEMNLSATVNLNNIKETIKTQENKGELNPPGNSAHSNVLDIVKPTTIQELPALHIPSNDNTQTVTTNEVCTNDQNQVPNKRRGSSSNRNSSSRKSSSSSKAIAATIQVPEDTTPLGSSPTTDSAIISISNTTTNATNNISTINESPVLLKNAFDSNTESKKTSSNSCKRSKDAIPEQKNDSESNCLLSSIPPNSNKRSSLSSQKGSNNTTSKPQVNSRTRKRERRSSTKTEDKENANNLNNLDDKNPIYAEKDEDYSWESKKLSLVEYEVEQILSIREKPLTKQKEYLIKWKVPGQPVQPTWEPEENLNGCEELLQEFLKSIKTSRSGRILLPCTAINKIA; from the coding sequence ATGACAACAGTTAGTGGAGATTTAAGCGAAGGTACTGGAAGTGGAGGTACGCAGAAAGGACGAAAAGGAAAATCAAGGCCTCATAGCAACCAAGTACGGCAGACAGGTAAATCAGAGTCTGAGGGAGGTAGTATGAATGATATTCCTGTAGAAAAGAATGGAGTCATTTCTGTTTGTGATATAGAGCTTTTGTCAGAGGAGGATAAAGCACTTCCAGACTCAAAGTTAGCAAGCTATAATATAGAGGAGGAGTACATTGGATTTGGTGTGGGCCTATCTGCAGGTTTTGATAGATATTCTCAATCAAATGGATTTAACTCAGGTGGAGGAAATATGGGGATTCGGCTCTGTTATTCCAGTCTTTGGCGAAAACTTCCTCAGCAGATTCCTGTTAGAGAGTTAGCCATGTCTAGATATCACATTGCGGTGCTATTGAACAATGGCCATGTTTATGTATCACTTAATGATATGAATGAAAGTCTTCACGGCAATTTGGAGAACTATCAAAAGATCCAAGGGATATTAGTTGGTAGTCAACAAGAGCGTCCCGAATCTGGAAATGAACAGAGAAACAGTATAAATAGTAGCAACACGCTGCTTCTTGAGAGTAGTATTGTCCAAGGCAGTTGGCTTAGCATCAAGGAATTAGATGATAAGAATATTCGAGGGTTGAGAATCACCTCATTGGCGGTGGAGGCTACAAATTTTGACCACAAGTTCGGTATTAAAAGCTTCGTTTTGGCGTGCCTAGCAAATGATGGCAAAGTTTGGATCGTGGAGCATAGCTCATCCATCCAAGGAGGATTTAATAATGTCCGCTGTATAGATCTAACTCAGCTAAACCCAAAGAATCATGATGGAAGCCAATCTGAGAGGAAGATAGACAATGAGTTTTACAGGACTGTTGATGTAACACTATCAGAGATGATGCCAATGTACAAAAAAGACTTTGAAAAGGGCGAAAGAGCTGAAGAATATAGTGAGTATCAGGACATTGCCTTTGATGACTTTCCATCTTTCCCATATAAATATGGAATGGCCATTACCTCCCTTTTGGCTGATGGGCAAAGCAATAGTATCattctaaaaaaaagtagTGAAATTggtaaaaataataaaatgattGTATTGGACCTTCCAGTTATATGTAGAAAGGTGTTTTGTGGGTCTAATTCTGATTTTGGGTTGATATTATTGCAAAATGGGATGCTTTGGAATTGGGATCGAAGACAAGCTCAGACAGAAGAGCCAGAGCAGAGCTGTGATCTCAAGCCCAAGATTTCCATTAGAGAACTAGACAGACGAGGTGAAGAGTGTTTTTCAAGCAAGATTAGCCTAAAAGTCTTGAAGGGATCACTGATTGGGAGAAAAGTTATTGATTTTTCTAGTCTAAATGGAGAATTTATTGCTTTGACTCAAGATGGATTTATCCATGAATGGAACGATCCAGATAGAATGAGCTTATTTAAAAGGccattaattcaaaatccAATTATTTTGGCTCCAAAAACTCACCACATGATTGTTAAGAAAGCTCTTTCGAATAGTAGATACTGGTCTCTTGATTCAATCACTTCTAGATGCCCCCAAAGCTACACCAGTCAGGAACCTCCCGTGGAAAATGAAACAGAAAAGGGAGATACAAATTCTAACACTCTTAAAGAAATGATTGATAGAGAAATCGGAGAGATGTATAATCAGAATAACCGAATTATCGGTGCATGGCTATTAGAGGGTATAACTTTAATTCTTTACAAAAACGGAGTTTTAAAAGCTCTTCACAATTATTTAGGTAGGGATGGATATGATACAAAAATTGGTTTCACATCTGAAGAGGACGAGCTCTGTTGGAATAAACACAACTCCTCTATTAACAGCTGCATTCTCTTATCATCAAGATTGGGAAGATGTATCCCAGCTAATCCAATAGCATTGGTTGGGCTGCTCTCTAATTTTGGACAATTCAAATCCTTACCAGATAGACAAAAACAGCTAATAATACAAAGGTCCCTAGTCAAACTTTCACTAAGAGAAAAACCAGTGTATCGTATCTTAGCTTGTTATAACTCCATAGTCTTTGGAGTCTTAAGGCCAAACGCCAAATGGCGTCCAGGAAGAGGTAACAGCTCTAAATCCCAAGCAACAAAACGTATCTGTAAGTCTGATCCTTGTTCCCAAGAACAGTACAAACCTCTTAATGACGAAGAGATGAATCTCTCTGCCACCGTTAACCTCaacaatattaaagaaaccATCAAAACTCAGGAAAACAAGGGAGAACTAAACCCCCCTGGAAATTCAGCCCATAGCAATGTTTTAGATATTGTAAAGCCAACTACTATTCAGGAATTGCCTGCCTTACATATCCCTTCAAATGATAACACTCAAACTGTAACTACCAATGAAGTCTGTACCAATGATCAGAACCAGGTTCCAAACAAAAGAAGGGGGTCCTCTAGCAATAGAAATTCCTCTTCTAGAAAAAGTTCTAGCTCTTCCAAAGCTATAGCTGCAACTATTCAAGTCCCAGAAGATACTACTCCACTTGGCTCATCCCCAACAACAGATAGTGCTATTATTTCTATCTCCAATACTACCACTAACGCTACAAACAATATATCAACAATTAATGAATCCCCCgttcttttaaaaaatgcgtttgattcaaatacaGAATCCAAGAAAACAAGTTCTAATTCTTGCAAACGGAGCAAGGATGCTATTCCAGAACAAAAAAATGACTCAGAATCTAACTGCTTATTATCCTCTATTCCGCCAAATTCCAACAAAAGATCATCTTTATCTAGCCAAAAGGGTTCAAATAATACCACTTCTAAACCTCAGGTAAACTCTAGAACAAGGAAAAGAGAAAGGAGATCTTCAACAAAAACTGAAGATAAAGAGAACgcaaataatttgaataatttggaTGATAAAAATCCAATTTATGCTGAAAAGGATGAAGATTATTCTTGGGAATCAAAGAAGCTAAGTCTTGTTGAATACGAGGTTGAACAAATACTCAGCATTCGTGAAAAACCTCTAACTAAACAAAAGGAATACTTAATCAAATGGAAAGTTCCTGGACAGCCAGTACAACCTACCTGGGAGCCTGAAGAAAATCTTAACGGTTGTGAAGAACTTTTACAGGAGTTTCTCAAAAGTATTAAGACTTCCAGATCAGGAAGAATACTACTTCCTTGTACTGCTATTAACAAGATCGCTTAA